A window of the Teredinibacter franksiae genome harbors these coding sequences:
- a CDS encoding 3'-5' exonuclease, protein MALYNLRYRFRRGLNKDKARTTALEPLYSRAPFRGSQLFRDTRFLVVDCEMSGLDVKNNHLLSIGWVAIENGRIVHSSAKHLLIHAEKGVGDSTRIHGLHERNIAGAKSVAAVLMLLIKQAQNAVLVFHHAPLDMQFLQKATQDVFHCPLLFTCLDTMAIEKQRITLQGRSISLRLGATRKRYGLPQAPQHNALADAVATAELLLAQISYIGKLETLKLGHLPLQVV, encoded by the coding sequence GTGGCCTTATATAACCTGCGTTACCGGTTCAGGCGCGGGCTGAATAAAGACAAGGCGCGCACTACGGCACTCGAACCGTTATACAGCCGCGCGCCTTTTCGCGGCTCACAATTATTTCGTGATACCCGTTTTCTGGTGGTCGATTGTGAAATGAGTGGTTTGGATGTTAAAAATAATCACTTGCTGAGCATTGGTTGGGTAGCGATAGAAAACGGTCGTATTGTACATTCAAGCGCAAAACACCTGCTGATTCACGCCGAAAAAGGCGTTGGCGACAGCACCAGAATACATGGCTTGCACGAAAGGAATATTGCCGGGGCAAAAAGTGTAGCAGCTGTTTTAATGCTGTTAATAAAGCAGGCACAAAATGCCGTTCTAGTGTTTCACCATGCGCCTCTCGACATGCAATTTTTACAAAAAGCCACGCAAGATGTATTTCATTGTCCGCTGTTATTCACCTGTCTTGATACCATGGCCATTGAAAAGCAGCGTATTACTCTACAGGGAAGGAGCATAAGTTTACGTTTAGGTGCAACCCGTAAACGTTACGGTCTACCGCAAGCACCGCAACACAACGCCTTAGCGGATGCCGTTGCGACCGCCGAATTATTGTTGGCGCAAATAAGTTATATCGGCAAGTTGGAGACGTTGAAGTTGGGGCATTTACCGTTACAGGTTGTTTAG
- a CDS encoding sodium:solute symporter family protein, with translation MDLQTLTFIVVGFTFAIYIGIAFWARAGTTSEFYVAGGGIHPVANGMATAADWMSAASFISMAGLIAFFGYGGSVFLMGWTGGYVLLAMLLAPYLRKYGKFTVPEFIGDRYYSKGARIVAVVCLIVASVTYVIGQMKGVGVAFSRFLEVRYEIGLLIGMGIVFIYAVMGGMKGITYTQIAQYCVLICAYTIPAVFISLQLTGNPVPQLGLGSTLSGTDTFLLDKLDQVVTELGFAEYTTSKRLSSLNTFVYTLSLMIGTAGLPHVIIRFFTVSKVSDARKSAGWALVFITILYTTAPAVAAMARLNLHQTIEPSKGELLQYAERPSWFSNWEKTGLLKFEDKNGDGRITYNADKETNEMVKVDRDIMVLANPEIARLPNWVIALVAAGGLAAALSTAAGLLLAIASAISHDLLKGVFRPDITEQQELLASRIAMAGAIVLAGYLGFNPPDFAAGTVALAFGLAASSIFPALMMGIFSKRINKEGAIAGMIAGITITLLYVFQHKGIMFVASTSYLGDMDANWFFGIEPNAFGAVGALVNFVVAFSVSRVTAAPPEHIQHLVEDIRIPAGAGDVTGH, from the coding sequence ATGGATCTACAAACACTTACATTTATTGTTGTTGGCTTTACTTTCGCCATCTATATCGGCATAGCCTTCTGGGCGCGAGCGGGTACAACCAGCGAATTCTACGTGGCCGGTGGTGGTATTCACCCCGTAGCCAATGGCATGGCAACGGCAGCCGACTGGATGTCTGCAGCTTCGTTTATTTCCATGGCGGGCCTCATTGCCTTCTTCGGTTATGGCGGCTCTGTATTCCTAATGGGTTGGACCGGCGGCTATGTATTATTGGCCATGCTTTTGGCACCCTACCTGCGCAAGTATGGCAAGTTCACCGTGCCAGAATTTATTGGCGACCGTTACTACTCCAAGGGCGCGCGTATTGTCGCTGTGGTGTGTCTTATTGTGGCGTCGGTAACCTATGTTATTGGCCAGATGAAAGGCGTGGGCGTGGCCTTTTCACGCTTTCTCGAAGTGAGGTACGAAATTGGTCTTCTCATAGGCATGGGCATTGTTTTTATATACGCGGTAATGGGTGGTATGAAAGGGATTACCTACACCCAGATAGCCCAGTATTGTGTACTGATTTGTGCTTACACCATTCCAGCCGTCTTTATTTCTTTACAGCTTACGGGTAACCCTGTGCCACAGCTGGGCCTTGGTAGTACGTTAAGCGGAACCGACACCTTTTTACTGGATAAGCTCGACCAAGTGGTGACCGAACTCGGCTTCGCCGAATACACCACATCTAAACGGCTAAGTTCGCTTAACACGTTTGTTTATACACTCAGCCTTATGATTGGTACGGCAGGTTTACCCCACGTTATTATTCGCTTCTTCACCGTATCTAAAGTGAGCGACGCGCGTAAATCGGCGGGTTGGGCGTTGGTATTTATTACCATCCTCTACACCACCGCACCTGCTGTTGCCGCCATGGCTCGCCTGAACCTGCATCAAACCATTGAGCCTAGTAAAGGTGAATTGCTGCAGTATGCTGAGCGCCCAAGCTGGTTCTCTAACTGGGAAAAAACAGGTCTGCTTAAGTTTGAAGACAAAAATGGCGATGGCCGTATTACCTATAACGCCGACAAAGAAACCAATGAAATGGTGAAAGTCGACCGCGACATTATGGTATTGGCTAACCCGGAAATTGCACGCTTGCCTAACTGGGTAATTGCCCTAGTAGCGGCGGGTGGTTTGGCTGCCGCACTTTCTACGGCTGCTGGGCTATTGCTCGCTATTGCATCGGCGATATCACACGATTTGTTGAAGGGCGTTTTCAGGCCAGATATTACCGAGCAACAAGAGCTATTGGCTAGCCGAATTGCTATGGCGGGTGCCATTGTGCTTGCCGGTTACCTAGGCTTTAACCCACCGGATTTCGCCGCAGGAACCGTAGCCTTGGCCTTCGGCCTAGCGGCCAGTTCAATATTCCCAGCGTTAATGATGGGTATCTTCAGCAAGCGCATCAATAAGGAAGGTGCTATTGCCGGTATGATAGCGGGCATTACCATTACCCTGCTTTATGTGTTCCAACATAAAGGTATTATGTTTGTAGCCAGTACCTCCTACCTGGGTGATATGGATGCCAACTGGTTCTTCGGTATTGAGCCGAATGCCTTTGGTGCCGTGGGCGCGCTGGTTAACTTTGTGGTCGCCTTTAGCGTTTCACGTGTAACCGCTGCACCACCGGAGCATATTCAGCACTTGGTAGAAGATATTCGTATTCCTGCTGGTGCAGGAGACGTTACCGGACATTGA
- a CDS encoding PAS domain-containing hybrid sensor histidine kinase/response regulator translates to MSPLVLIIALTVYLAVLFWIARLADKRRYSQSSWAKHPLVYTLALGVYCTSWTFYGLVGTAASSGWYYLPILLGPILLFTLGYPLLQRIASICRQQHIHSIADFLSSRYGKRQSMAVVVTLLVLVATVPYIALQLKAVTDAILVSVNTFAFASEDITLAIAAVMILFTLVFGANRLDVSSYHSGIMVAIAFESIVKLLALVAIAIFALFLSQGFDPSQLSNSANVAFSESTLTPSFWVMTLVSACSILCLPRMFQVTFVECLSERHLRFARNGFALYMLAIAVAVFIIAWVGNQVLANTNVNSDTYVLALPLNHNSKTLALLGFIGGFSAATAMIIVATLTLSQMLSNDVILPLLIRARKNEQGPVPDYSTSLKMTRRLTATAVIGLAWLYQHSLAENVALTEIGLIAFALVVQLAPAMIAGLYWQRTNAIGVFAGLGAGTLIWFYTLMLPLLANAGFISSSIVVEGLFGYEFLSPQHLFGVSYSDDYTQGVVLSILTNCVALIGFSRLDKVRLADRIQAGAFIHRERVRQDSAVHNLKVNHDDLSALLHQFLGESASARLLANDSPNPTDITTDDKSAFVSSELLGHAEQALAGVIGVASTRAMLVSLSSGESLGVADVVNIFEETTRTLQFNQDMLFASFESISSAISVVNADLKMVAWNRRYEQMFNYPAGMLRVGKPVAELVRFNAERGMLGSGSAEQHVQTRLHHLMAGKAYRVVRNHNQGVIEIKGRPLPKGGYVTTYDDISEFIDAQNELEKANLNLEQRVHERTEQIEKINQSLRDEIHKREKTEGELIEVKSVAESASANKTQFLAIASHDILQPLNAANLYASALLERSGVDEDLRENLQHLHNAIDSAEVIISNLLEISRLDTGALKPQVRSFALKDILNPLANDFRVQTPEGVKFRWQETDLWTESDPKYLRRIMQNFLANAVKYTREGKILLGCKRRGNAIELSVYDSGPGISRTHRQRIFDDFYRINTQTEGAGLGLGIAQRFAQLLNHPLKVKSELHQGSHFSIMVPMREKGEESASEPFIANITAGLEGLNIFYVDDDENNLRALRTLMENWGCVITDDTGEKSPQSYKSELEKPDVILMDYQLRDGLNGVELAHQLCLQWGQLPVCVVSAAPDEKMAQGVEDYGYDFLRKPIKPNKLRALLERYMQRKN, encoded by the coding sequence GTGTCTCCACTCGTATTGATAATCGCTCTAACCGTATATCTAGCGGTGCTGTTCTGGATTGCACGGCTTGCCGACAAACGTCGCTACAGCCAAAGCAGCTGGGCCAAACATCCATTGGTTTATACGCTGGCGCTTGGTGTGTATTGCACGTCCTGGACATTTTATGGGCTGGTGGGAACAGCAGCATCCAGTGGTTGGTATTACCTGCCTATATTACTCGGGCCTATTTTACTCTTTACCTTGGGTTATCCATTGCTGCAGCGCATTGCCAGTATTTGCCGCCAGCAACATATTCACTCCATAGCCGATTTTCTTTCCTCTCGTTACGGTAAACGCCAGTCGATGGCGGTGGTGGTAACACTGCTAGTGCTCGTGGCCACGGTGCCTTACATCGCACTCCAGCTAAAAGCGGTAACAGACGCCATTTTGGTTAGTGTCAATACCTTTGCCTTCGCCAGTGAAGACATCACTCTAGCGATCGCGGCCGTTATGATTTTGTTTACACTGGTGTTTGGTGCTAACCGCCTCGATGTGTCCAGTTATCATTCCGGCATTATGGTCGCCATTGCTTTTGAATCCATTGTTAAGTTACTGGCACTGGTGGCCATTGCTATCTTTGCTTTGTTTCTTTCACAGGGTTTCGACCCCAGCCAGCTTAGCAATAGTGCAAATGTCGCTTTCTCGGAATCTACACTTACGCCCTCGTTTTGGGTAATGACATTGGTGTCCGCCTGCTCCATTCTGTGTTTGCCGCGCATGTTTCAGGTGACGTTTGTTGAATGCCTAAGCGAGCGCCATCTGCGCTTTGCGCGCAATGGCTTTGCTCTCTATATGCTGGCCATCGCCGTCGCGGTTTTTATCATCGCCTGGGTTGGCAACCAAGTACTGGCAAACACCAACGTTAACAGCGATACCTATGTACTCGCACTACCGTTAAATCACAACTCCAAAACCTTGGCCCTACTGGGTTTTATCGGTGGTTTTTCGGCCGCCACGGCGATGATTATTGTCGCCACGCTTACCCTTAGCCAAATGCTCAGCAATGATGTCATTCTTCCGTTGCTGATCCGCGCACGAAAAAATGAACAGGGCCCCGTACCCGACTATTCAACGTCGCTCAAAATGACACGGCGCTTAACTGCCACGGCGGTTATAGGTTTGGCTTGGTTGTACCAACACAGCCTCGCCGAAAATGTGGCGCTTACAGAGATAGGGCTCATTGCTTTCGCGTTAGTTGTACAGTTGGCTCCGGCGATGATCGCCGGGCTCTATTGGCAAAGAACAAACGCTATTGGGGTTTTTGCCGGCCTCGGGGCAGGCACACTTATTTGGTTTTACACACTGATGCTGCCGCTATTAGCCAACGCCGGTTTTATTTCTTCCAGCATTGTGGTGGAAGGTTTATTTGGCTATGAATTTTTAAGCCCACAGCATTTATTTGGGGTTTCCTATAGCGACGATTATACCCAAGGGGTAGTACTGAGTATTCTCACCAATTGCGTCGCACTGATTGGCTTTTCACGGCTCGATAAAGTCCGTTTGGCCGACCGGATACAGGCCGGTGCGTTTATCCATCGTGAACGTGTGCGTCAAGATAGCGCTGTTCACAACCTTAAAGTAAATCATGACGACCTATCGGCCTTGCTGCACCAATTTTTGGGTGAATCGGCTAGCGCACGTTTACTTGCAAACGATTCACCTAACCCCACAGACATAACAACCGACGATAAGAGTGCCTTCGTTAGTAGTGAGCTACTAGGCCATGCCGAGCAGGCCCTGGCCGGTGTTATTGGTGTCGCCTCAACACGTGCAATGTTGGTTAGCCTGAGCAGTGGCGAAAGCTTGGGTGTTGCTGATGTGGTGAATATTTTTGAAGAAACCACGCGCACGCTGCAATTTAATCAGGACATGCTATTTGCATCTTTTGAAAGTATCTCTTCCGCTATTAGTGTGGTGAATGCCGACCTAAAAATGGTCGCGTGGAATCGCCGCTACGAGCAAATGTTTAATTATCCCGCAGGCATGTTACGCGTGGGCAAACCCGTAGCCGAGCTGGTACGCTTTAATGCCGAGCGCGGCATGCTTGGCTCAGGCTCCGCAGAACAGCACGTACAAACTCGACTGCATCATTTAATGGCGGGCAAAGCCTATAGGGTGGTACGTAATCACAACCAAGGTGTAATCGAAATTAAGGGCCGCCCACTGCCCAAGGGCGGATACGTTACTACTTACGATGACATCAGCGAATTTATTGATGCCCAGAACGAACTGGAAAAAGCCAACCTCAATCTTGAGCAACGCGTACACGAGCGCACTGAGCAAATCGAAAAAATAAATCAGTCGCTACGCGATGAAATTCACAAACGCGAAAAAACCGAAGGTGAATTAATTGAAGTAAAATCGGTCGCCGAATCCGCAAGCGCGAATAAAACCCAGTTTCTCGCTATTGCCAGTCACGACATTCTACAACCACTGAATGCGGCAAATCTTTATGCATCGGCATTGCTTGAACGCTCCGGTGTCGATGAAGATCTACGAGAAAACCTACAGCACCTGCATAACGCTATTGATTCCGCCGAAGTAATTATTTCTAACTTACTTGAAATTTCACGCCTAGATACCGGCGCGTTAAAACCCCAGGTTCGATCCTTTGCATTGAAAGATATTCTCAATCCACTGGCGAATGACTTTCGAGTGCAAACCCCCGAAGGCGTAAAATTTCGCTGGCAGGAAACTGATTTATGGACTGAATCTGACCCAAAGTACCTACGGCGTATAATGCAAAACTTTCTCGCCAATGCCGTAAAATATACCCGCGAAGGAAAGATATTGCTTGGCTGTAAACGCCGGGGCAATGCCATTGAACTAAGCGTTTACGATTCCGGACCGGGTATATCCAGAACACATCGGCAGCGTATTTTCGATGATTTTTATCGTATTAACACCCAAACCGAAGGCGCGGGGCTTGGGTTAGGTATTGCTCAGCGCTTTGCTCAATTACTCAATCACCCGCTCAAAGTAAAATCAGAACTGCACCAAGGTAGCCACTTTTCGATTATGGTGCCCATGCGAGAAAAAGGTGAGGAGTCCGCTAGCGAGCCCTTTATTGCCAACATCACCGCCGGGCTCGAAGGCCTAAATATTTTTTACGTGGACGACGACGAGAATAACCTTCGTGCGCTACGCACGCTTATGGAAAATTGGGGCTGCGTTATTACCGATGATACCGGCGAAAAAAGTCCACAAAGCTATAAGAGCGAACTGGAAAAACCCGATGTTATTTTAATGGATTACCAGTTAAGAGATGGCTTGAACGGGGTAGAACTTGCACACCAGCTCTGCCTGCAATGGGGGCAGCTACCCGTTTGCGTAGTTTCTGCCGCTCCCGATGAAAAAATGGCTCAGGGTGTGGAAGACTACGGTTACGATTTTTTGCGTAAGCCCATTAAGCCCAATAAGCTGAGAGCTTTGCTGGAAAGGTATATGCAGAGGAAAAATTAG
- a CDS encoding DUF294 nucleotidyltransferase-like domain-containing protein codes for MVSEISDVQSFLSHQALFQHLDSSTLESLCASSFTAFNKSGSQLTFCQNKAQVSPGLVIVRSGSMEIRGKANELKDRLSEGDFLIPQTLSEASIDAYRVMVLEDCLYYEIPILAYNSLYKSDRYFAYLCDSHAQQFKPEREQVPVTSPSPLAHSYLDQRVQGYMSSPAITLTPSSSIREAAQLMRDKNISSLLLTENSTLRGILTDRDLRTRVLAEGVTDTEPVSRVMTPNPISIKPTAALHQAQLKMMSANIHHLPVLENDKLLGLIGLSDVVRANNIEPVSLTGSIKHANSVKSLCEIAKQFPELVATLIERDTRAVDVGEIITSLTDGITKRLITLAQNTLGEAPGKFSWLSFGSQARQEQVLGSDQDNALILEDGLLQSHGDYFKKLAEFVNDGLAECGVKLCPGDVMARNPKWRMDLAGWKTCFSRWIEQPSPKSLMHASIFFDMRHIKGEESLVTQLRAAVLEKAKKNTIFLAMMSDNALGNSPPLGFFKTFVLEKDGDHKSTLDLKKRGTMPIVDIARTYALSAGLEPVTTMERLQAMLEAGIMSKALATSLIDAHEFIAGIRLEAQGNEYRRGDTVDNYVDPKTLSPLMRHQLKDAFHLVRQGQAAMKARFGGGLI; via the coding sequence ATGGTAAGTGAAATCAGCGATGTTCAGAGTTTTCTCTCACATCAGGCGCTGTTTCAACATCTAGACTCGAGCACACTGGAATCGCTGTGCGCCAGTAGTTTTACCGCCTTCAATAAATCGGGGTCACAGCTAACCTTTTGTCAAAATAAGGCGCAGGTGTCGCCCGGTTTAGTTATTGTGCGCAGTGGCAGCATGGAGATTCGCGGGAAGGCCAACGAGTTAAAAGACCGGCTTAGTGAAGGCGATTTTCTGATTCCACAAACGTTATCGGAAGCTTCAATTGATGCTTATCGTGTAATGGTTTTGGAAGATTGCCTGTATTACGAAATCCCCATTCTCGCCTATAACTCGCTCTATAAATCTGACCGTTACTTTGCCTACTTGTGCGATAGCCATGCGCAGCAGTTTAAACCGGAGCGTGAGCAAGTACCCGTTACCAGCCCCTCGCCCCTTGCCCATAGTTACTTGGATCAGCGAGTCCAGGGCTATATGAGTAGCCCAGCCATCACCCTGACGCCGAGCAGCAGTATTCGCGAAGCTGCGCAATTGATGCGAGATAAAAATATATCGTCGTTGTTACTCACTGAAAATAGCACCTTACGTGGGATTTTAACGGATCGTGATTTGCGTACGCGTGTTTTGGCTGAAGGTGTGACAGACACCGAGCCTGTATCCAGAGTAATGACACCCAACCCTATTAGCATTAAACCCACGGCAGCTTTGCATCAGGCACAACTAAAAATGATGTCGGCTAATATCCATCATTTACCGGTATTGGAAAATGACAAGTTACTGGGGCTAATTGGCTTAAGCGATGTGGTACGGGCTAATAATATTGAACCGGTATCCTTAACGGGCTCTATTAAGCACGCAAACTCGGTAAAATCTCTGTGTGAAATAGCAAAACAATTTCCCGAGTTAGTGGCTACGCTGATTGAACGCGATACCCGTGCGGTAGATGTGGGCGAAATTATTACGTCTTTAACCGACGGCATAACCAAGCGTTTGATAACGCTCGCGCAAAATACATTGGGCGAAGCACCGGGCAAGTTTTCTTGGCTGTCTTTTGGCTCTCAGGCGCGACAGGAACAGGTGTTGGGTTCGGATCAAGACAACGCACTTATTCTTGAAGACGGTTTATTGCAAAGTCACGGCGACTACTTTAAAAAACTAGCTGAGTTTGTTAACGACGGCCTCGCTGAGTGTGGTGTAAAACTTTGCCCCGGTGATGTTATGGCGCGCAACCCAAAATGGCGTATGGATTTGGCGGGCTGGAAAACCTGCTTCAGTCGGTGGATAGAACAGCCTTCACCAAAATCGCTAATGCATGCCAGTATATTTTTTGATATGCGCCACATAAAAGGGGAGGAAAGCCTTGTTACACAGTTGAGGGCAGCGGTACTGGAGAAAGCCAAGAAAAACACAATTTTCTTAGCAATGATGAGTGATAACGCCCTGGGCAATTCCCCTCCTCTCGGGTTTTTCAAAACATTTGTTTTAGAAAAAGATGGTGATCACAAAAGCACCCTGGATTTAAAAAAACGGGGCACTATGCCAATTGTTGATATTGCCCGTACCTATGCCCTTAGTGCAGGGTTAGAGCCTGTTACCACCATGGAACGACTGCAGGCTATGCTGGAGGCGGGCATTATGTCTAAAGCCTTGGCAACCAGTTTAATCGACGCCCACGAATTTATTGCCGGTATTCGCCTAGAGGCGCAGGGCAATGAATACCGCCGCGGTGATACCGTAGATAACTATGTTGATCCTAAAACACTGTCGCCGCTGATGCGTCATCAGCTTAAAGATGCCTTCCATTTGGTTCGACAGGGGCAGGCTGCGATGAAGGCGAGGTTTGGCGGTGGCCTTATATAA
- a CDS encoding outer membrane protein assembly factor BamB family protein — MRILCICLLSFGCFTACSNNLRTAHHTSWQYAIGCEVWSPLSAQGKHIFFGCDDQRFYAFDTQLKAVTWQFNTQGIIRSGSVVWGNRIAFVSDDGYLYSVDIATGQLAWKTAIDSTLKPRRIPALEAPYTYDYRSSTPVVANNQLYVGSADGRVLALDAETGNIQWQFQTQGAVRADPLISGETLFASSWDGNLYALSLETGTQRWAFDTGGIIQGSPVYAAGKILTGSRSTKIFAIDAASGKAVWEYKHPDDSWVDSSPIVHQQTVYFGSSDALSGFAFNIENGALLNKYFTGGWTWGKPVIVNDTLYLGAISAHPYYFQGVTLAQGFHGFNRHTGARISTNKSKPIQGYITGGFFAAPVVVNNQLVVGGLDGVIYGLPLIGPESH; from the coding sequence ATGCGCATTTTATGTATTTGTTTATTAAGCTTTGGTTGTTTTACCGCCTGTAGTAATAACCTCCGCACCGCTCATCACACCTCTTGGCAGTACGCTATTGGCTGTGAAGTTTGGTCGCCCCTTAGCGCGCAAGGTAAGCACATCTTTTTTGGTTGTGACGACCAACGCTTCTACGCCTTCGATACTCAGCTAAAAGCGGTGACCTGGCAATTCAATACACAAGGTATTATTCGTTCTGGCTCCGTGGTGTGGGGTAATCGCATAGCCTTCGTCAGCGATGATGGCTATTTGTACTCCGTGGATATCGCCACCGGCCAATTGGCTTGGAAAACAGCCATAGACTCCACCTTAAAACCGAGGCGCATACCGGCACTTGAAGCACCCTATACCTACGACTACCGCAGCTCCACGCCGGTAGTGGCCAACAATCAACTATACGTGGGCAGCGCCGATGGACGGGTGCTGGCACTGGATGCTGAAACGGGAAACATTCAATGGCAATTTCAAACCCAAGGCGCCGTTAGAGCAGACCCACTGATTAGCGGCGAAACTCTATTTGCCAGTAGTTGGGATGGGAATCTGTATGCTTTATCACTCGAAACCGGTACCCAACGCTGGGCCTTTGACACCGGCGGTATTATTCAGGGCTCGCCCGTTTACGCCGCTGGAAAAATATTGACGGGAAGTCGAAGCACCAAAATTTTTGCGATAGATGCAGCCAGTGGAAAAGCCGTTTGGGAATATAAACATCCCGATGATTCCTGGGTGGATTCCAGCCCTATTGTTCACCAACAAACAGTCTATTTCGGCAGCTCCGACGCGCTCTCAGGCTTCGCTTTCAATATTGAAAATGGAGCGCTTTTGAATAAATATTTTACCGGCGGCTGGACGTGGGGAAAACCCGTGATTGTGAATGACACACTCTACCTAGGCGCTATAAGCGCACACCCCTACTATTTTCAAGGTGTAACACTCGCACAGGGTTTCCATGGGTTTAACCGCCACACCGGTGCTCGCATTAGCACTAACAAGTCCAAACCTATTCAAGGCTATATTACCGGCGGCTTTTTTGCAGCGCCGGTTGTGGTCAATAACCAGCTTGTAGTGGGTGGATTAGATGGCGTGATTTACGGGTTGCCCTTGATTGGCCCCGAGAGCCATTGA
- a CDS encoding YebC/PmpR family DNA-binding transcriptional regulator yields the protein MGRTFENRKASMAKTGAMKTKLYSRYGKEIYVCAKNGGTETDSNLSLRRLIEKAKKEQVPGHIIDKALDKARGGGGEDFVTVRFEGFGPGNCMVIVDCLTDNNNRTFGEVRTCFNKGKAKLGAQGAVAHMFDHRAIFAFKHDDEEAVLEALMEDDVDVADIENEDGVITVIAPQTEFFKTKTALAKAFSDISLEVEEITFVPQTYTELGAEDTEQLDKFLDLLNDCDDVQEVYHNADL from the coding sequence ATGGGAAGAACCTTCGAAAACCGCAAAGCCTCTATGGCCAAAACCGGCGCCATGAAAACCAAGCTCTACTCCCGGTACGGCAAAGAAATCTATGTATGTGCCAAAAACGGCGGTACCGAAACCGATAGCAACCTCAGCCTGCGCCGCCTGATTGAAAAGGCCAAAAAAGAACAGGTACCTGGTCATATTATCGACAAAGCGCTGGATAAGGCCCGTGGCGGTGGCGGCGAAGATTTCGTAACCGTGCGCTTCGAGGGTTTTGGCCCCGGCAACTGTATGGTGATCGTGGATTGCCTTACCGACAACAACAACCGCACCTTTGGTGAAGTACGCACTTGTTTTAATAAGGGAAAAGCCAAACTCGGCGCCCAAGGTGCCGTCGCTCACATGTTCGACCACCGCGCTATTTTCGCATTCAAGCACGACGACGAAGAAGCTGTGCTCGAAGCGTTAATGGAGGACGATGTGGATGTGGCCGATATTGAAAACGAAGACGGTGTAATAACCGTTATCGCGCCCCAAACTGAGTTTTTTAAAACCAAGACGGCCCTCGCCAAGGCCTTCAGCGATATTAGTTTAGAAGTGGAAGAAATAACCTTCGTACCACAAACCTATACTGAACTCGGGGCCGAAGACACAGAGCAGTTAGACAAGTTCTTGGATTTGTTAAACGACTGCGATGATGTGCAGGAGGTTTACCACAACGCCGACCTATAG
- a CDS encoding DUF4212 domain-containing protein, which yields MAENNSEKMKAYWRANLKLMAILLVIWFAISYLAGIVFVDALNAVRIGGYKLGFWFAQQGSMYGFVAIVFFYSHRMAKLDREYGVND from the coding sequence ATGGCAGAGAATAATTCAGAAAAAATGAAAGCCTACTGGCGAGCCAATTTAAAGTTAATGGCGATATTGCTGGTGATATGGTTCGCAATTTCCTACCTCGCAGGCATTGTATTTGTAGATGCACTCAATGCAGTTCGCATAGGTGGGTACAAGTTGGGCTTTTGGTTTGCCCAACAGGGTTCGATGTATGGTTTTGTGGCCATCGTTTTCTTCTATTCACATCGCATGGCGAAACTCGATCGCGAATATGGCGTAAACGACTAA
- a CDS encoding flavodoxin family protein — protein MKILAINGSYRANGFTDQLLYNLTRTLEEKGADIEQIDLRDYPIGFCLNCRECCQKPGSAAGKCIQTDGMAALVKKIEAADAFILASPTNFGSVTALFKRFMERLLVFAYWPWGKVAPAYRKKGLKAKPALLVTSSAAPAFMARWAFSSFGQLKDTSKIMGATVCGVLSSGLVAGTPYPTINARINQQVKKVAEDLVLLGDNYCRYIQKNGGQTAA, from the coding sequence ATGAAAATTCTCGCCATCAATGGTTCCTACCGCGCAAACGGCTTCACCGATCAACTATTGTACAACCTCACCCGTACACTCGAAGAAAAAGGCGCCGATATCGAACAGATAGATCTGCGCGATTACCCTATTGGCTTTTGCCTGAATTGTCGTGAATGCTGCCAAAAACCCGGTAGTGCAGCGGGTAAATGCATTCAAACAGATGGCATGGCCGCGCTTGTCAAAAAAATAGAAGCCGCCGATGCCTTTATTCTCGCCTCACCCACCAATTTCGGCTCCGTAACGGCACTGTTTAAGCGCTTTATGGAGCGCCTATTGGTGTTTGCTTACTGGCCTTGGGGAAAAGTAGCGCCCGCCTACAGAAAAAAAGGGCTTAAAGCTAAACCTGCACTATTGGTTACCTCCAGCGCCGCACCTGCGTTTATGGCGCGCTGGGCTTTTAGTAGCTTTGGACAGCTAAAAGATACGTCTAAAATCATGGGGGCAACAGTATGCGGTGTACTTAGCAGTGGGCTGGTAGCAGGAACACCCTACCCAACCATTAACGCTCGCATAAACCAACAGGTTAAGAAGGTGGCGGAAGATTTGGTGCTTCTAGGTGACAATTACTGTCGCTATATCCAAAAAAATGGCGGCCAAACGGCCGCCTAA